From a single Candidatus Schekmanbacteria bacterium genomic region:
- a CDS encoding DUF1566 domain-containing protein — translation MCKLKSDLFFFAAVVFLLVPFILQAAGKIELPRTGQTISYATGDDGNIQAGVAWPNPRFTDNDDETVTDNLTGLMWTKDGNLPNGYKTWQEALDYIASLNNSNYLGFNDWRLPNVNELKSLLNADEPDSSIWLNTLGFNNVQASNYWSSSTYTSYTSYAWCVDMDLGVYVNGKTYDYYVWPVRSGQSGLFGSSVISLPQTGQSKCYETFGAEIACTGTGQDGDIQAGVAWPNPRFTDNVDETVTDNLTGLMWTKDGNLPNGYKKWQEALDYIASLNSSNYLGFNDWRLPNANELKSIANADEPDSTTWLNTQGFNNVQASSYWSSSTWASYTYFAWRVDLRGGVVWDGNKGGYNYVWPVRSVQSGLFVPSVISCSPKSGMQGKKLKVTISGEHFDGAGAVSFGSGITVITFTVVSNTQIIANIKINSSATAGEKNVSVTTPNGKEGMSRAFSVGNLPDLKVNSVTFPNKISNNELAIAAMIENVGKRKTHGSSAKFYLSTNNDSTKTDADIPLWTEHVRRLKKNQKRFVVYVWDVDAVSGTYYIKVVCDSGNTIIESNENNNIKASKKIIIK, via the coding sequence ATGTGTAAATTAAAATCTGACTTGTTTTTCTTTGCTGCCGTAGTGTTCTTGTTAGTGCCATTTATCTTGCAAGCTGCAGGAAAAATAGAACTTCCGCGGACAGGGCAGACCATCAGTTATGCAACAGGAGACGATGGGAATATTCAGGCAGGAGTTGCATGGCCCAATCCACGGTTTACTGATAATGATGATGAAACTGTAACTGACAATCTCACAGGGCTGATGTGGACAAAAGATGGGAATCTCCCAAATGGGTATAAAACATGGCAGGAGGCGCTTGATTACATAGCATCTCTTAACAATAGCAATTATCTTGGGTTTAATGATTGGCGACTGCCAAACGTTAATGAACTTAAAAGTCTTCTTAATGCTGATGAGCCAGATTCATCGATATGGCTTAATACGCTGGGCTTCAACAATGTACAGGCGAGTAACTATTGGTCCTCTTCGACTTATACCAGCTATACTAGTTATGCGTGGTGCGTTGATATGGACTTAGGCGTGTACGTCAATGGTAAGACTTACGATTACTATGTTTGGCCTGTGCGGTCTGGACAGTCTGGATTGTTTGGTTCTTCGGTTATTTCTCTTCCGCAAACAGGGCAATCAAAGTGCTACGAAACATTTGGCGCAGAGATTGCCTGCACGGGTACAGGGCAGGATGGTGATATTCAGGCAGGTGTTGCATGGCCAAATCCACGGTTTACTGATAATGTCGATGAAACTGTAACTGACAATCTCACAGGGCTGATGTGGACAAAGGATGGGAATCTTCCAAACGGGTATAAAAAGTGGCAGGAAGCGCTTGACTATATAGCATCTCTTAACAGCAGCAATTATCTTGGATTTAATGATTGGCGACTGCCGAATGCCAACGAGCTTAAAAGTATTGCAAATGCTGATGAGCCAGATTCAACGACATGGCTTAATACGCAGGGTTTCAACAATGTGCAAGCCAGTAGTTATTGGTCTTCTTCTACGTGGGCCAGTTATACATACTTTGCGTGGCGCGTTGATTTGAGAGGCGGTGTTGTGTGGGACGGAAATAAGGGTGGCTATAACTATGTTTGGCCTGTGCGGTCTGTACAGTCTGGGTTATTTGTTCCTTCAGTTATTTCCTGCAGTCCAAAATCTGGAATGCAGGGGAAGAAGTTAAAAGTTACGATAAGCGGAGAACACTTTGATGGAGCCGGGGCTGTAAGTTTTGGCTCAGGGATAACAGTAATTACATTCACAGTAGTAAGCAATACACAGATAATTGCAAATATAAAAATAAACTCTTCAGCAACTGCAGGCGAGAAAAATGTGAGTGTTACAACGCCGAATGGCAAAGAGGGAATGAGCAGAGCTTTTAGTGTTGGAAATCTTCCCGACCTCAAAGTAAATTCAGTTACATTTCCAAATAAGATAAGTAATAATGAGCTTGCCATAGCTGCCATGATTGAAAATGTTGGAAAGAGAAAAACACATGGTTCTTCTGCAAAATTCTATCTCTCAACAAATAATGATAGCACCAAAACAGATGCTGATATCCCGCTGTGGACCGAACATGTAAGGAGATTAAAGAAGAATCAAAAGCGATTTGTTGTATACGTATGGGATGTTGATGCTGTTTCAGGCACCTATTACATAAAAGTAGTGTGTGACAGCGGTAATACTATAATTGAATCTAATGAGAACAATAATATAAAGGCATCAAAGAAGATTATCATAAAATAA
- a CDS encoding acylphosphatase, translated as MKKESVNIRVRGIVQGVGFRYFTVREAKKLGLSGFVRNEPDGSVYAYAEGGKLELEDFIDVIRKGPRFGSVMEVDVEWGEYSGAYKDFDITY; from the coding sequence ATGAAAAAAGAGTCTGTCAATATAAGAGTCAGGGGAATAGTCCAGGGGGTCGGGTTCAGATATTTTACGGTGCGTGAAGCAAAAAAACTTGGCCTCAGCGGTTTTGTAAGGAATGAACCAGATGGGTCGGTCTATGCATATGCAGAAGGCGGAAAACTTGAGCTTGAGGATTTTATAGATGTGATAAGAAAAGGACCAAGATTTGGCTCTGTCATGGAAGTGGATGTTGAATGGGGGGAGTATAGCGGTGCATACAAGGACTTTGATATAACATACTGA
- a CDS encoding lactate utilization protein: MVKPKDVVMEKMALRVCDELSKRNIEGIFVKTSAEARKIIRKMIPKGAKVGLGGSTTLSDSGIIDELRTMEINLLDRYKDGVTPEEVNRMRYEGLTSDVFIASTNAITLKGELINADGMGNRVASIIFGPSKVILVTGVNKIVKNLQDGFERIYLTAAPMNSIRFNAKTPCAETGLCEEETCYPPKRICNIFTIIEGQPVPGRLYVIIINEILGF, encoded by the coding sequence ATGGTTAAACCAAAAGATGTAGTAATGGAGAAGATGGCTCTAAGGGTCTGCGATGAACTTTCAAAAAGAAACATTGAAGGTATTTTTGTAAAGACAAGCGCAGAGGCAAGAAAGATAATCAGAAAAATGATTCCTAAAGGGGCAAAGGTCGGCCTTGGAGGTTCAACAACTCTTAGTGACAGCGGAATAATAGATGAACTGCGTACTATGGAAATCAACCTCCTTGACAGGTACAAAGACGGAGTAACTCCGGAAGAGGTAAATCGTATGAGATATGAAGGTCTTACTTCTGATGTATTCATCGCAAGCACCAATGCCATTACATTAAAAGGAGAATTGATTAATGCAGATGGCATGGGGAACAGGGTCGCTTCAATTATATTTGGTCCGTCCAAGGTAATACTTGTGACAGGGGTGAATAAAATTGTAAAAAATCTTCAAGACGGATTTGAGCGCATATACCTTACAGCCGCTCCTATGAACAGCATAAGGTTTAACGCTAAAACTCCCTGTGCTGAAACAGGTTTATGCGAAGAGGAAACCTGTTATCCTCCAAAAAGGATTTGCAATATTTTTACCATAATAGAGGGGCAGCCTGTACCAGGAAGGCTGTATGTTATAATAATAAATGAAATCCTCGGATTCTGA
- a CDS encoding methylmalonyl-CoA mutase family protein: protein MKSSDSDSKDNISSLSGIKVKRLYSPEDVRGLDYCESLGFPGEYVFTRGVHHTMYRGRLWTMRQFAGFGSAKDTNFRFRYLLEHGQTGLSVAFHLPTLLGRDSDHTLARGEVGICGVAIDSLADMESLFDKIPLDKVTTSMTINGPAIVLFAMYCALGEKQGVPLNQIRGTIQNDILKEYIAQKTYIYPPLPSIKIITDIFKFGTATVPKFNTISISGYHIREAGSTALQELAFTIADGIEYVNAGIRAGIDIDNFAPRLSFFFNSHNDIFEEAAKYRAARRIWARIMKERFKAKNPDSWKMRFHTQTAGCSLTAQQPNNNIVRVTLQALAGILGGTQSLHTNSRDETLSLPTDESVMIALRTQQVLAYESGITEIADPLGGSYFLESLTSNMEDEAVAYIEKIDDLGGMVAAIEAGFPQSEIVESSYRFQQDVDSAKRTIVGVNRFKTHDAHYKGIDVLKIAEEVEGEQVKKLHELKKTRDNGNVIKSLDKIHEAALQNKDLMLPVLEAVKCYATVGEICDSLRDVYGEYVDAKTF from the coding sequence ATGAAATCCTCGGATTCTGATTCAAAAGATAATATTTCCAGTCTCTCCGGGATAAAAGTAAAGAGATTGTATTCTCCTGAAGACGTCAGGGGACTTGATTATTGTGAATCTCTTGGCTTCCCGGGGGAATATGTATTTACACGCGGTGTCCACCATACCATGTACAGGGGTAGGCTTTGGACAATGCGCCAGTTTGCAGGATTTGGATCTGCAAAGGATACGAACTTCCGTTTCCGCTATCTCCTTGAGCATGGTCAGACAGGTCTTTCTGTTGCCTTTCATCTGCCGACCCTCTTAGGAAGGGATTCAGACCATACTCTGGCGCGCGGCGAGGTTGGTATTTGTGGTGTTGCTATAGACAGCCTTGCTGACATGGAGTCTCTATTTGATAAAATTCCTCTTGATAAGGTCACTACGTCCATGACAATAAACGGCCCTGCCATTGTACTCTTTGCAATGTACTGCGCCCTGGGAGAAAAACAGGGAGTACCTTTAAACCAGATCCGCGGTACAATACAGAATGACATTTTGAAGGAATATATTGCCCAGAAGACTTATATTTACCCTCCGCTACCTTCTATCAAGATAATTACTGATATCTTCAAATTTGGGACAGCGACAGTGCCGAAGTTCAATACAATTAGTATCAGCGGTTATCATATCAGGGAAGCAGGCTCAACTGCGCTTCAGGAGCTTGCTTTTACCATTGCCGACGGAATTGAATATGTGAATGCAGGAATAAGGGCAGGAATAGATATTGATAATTTTGCGCCCCGTCTTTCATTTTTTTTCAATTCACACAATGATATATTTGAAGAAGCGGCCAAATACAGGGCTGCAAGACGAATCTGGGCCAGGATAATGAAAGAAAGGTTCAAGGCAAAAAATCCTGATTCATGGAAGATGAGATTCCATACTCAGACAGCCGGATGCTCTCTTACAGCGCAGCAGCCAAATAATAATATTGTCAGGGTCACTTTGCAGGCACTGGCAGGAATTCTCGGAGGAACGCAGTCTCTCCATACCAATTCACGTGACGAGACTCTTTCGCTTCCAACTGATGAATCTGTCATGATAGCATTAAGGACTCAGCAGGTTCTCGCTTATGAAAGCGGGATTACTGAAATTGCCGATCCTCTGGGAGGTTCCTACTTCCTTGAATCTCTCACTTCAAATATGGAGGATGAAGCTGTTGCTTATATAGAGAAAATTGATGATCTTGGAGGAATGGTTGCCGCAATTGAAGCAGGATTTCCCCAGTCAGAGATAGTCGAAAGCTCTTATAGGTTCCAGCAGGATGTTGATAGTGCAAAAAGAACAATAGTCGGAGTTAACAGGTTCAAGACTCATGATGCCCATTATAAAGGAATAGATGTCCTTAAAATTGCGGAAGAAGTGGAAGGAGAACAGGTTAAGAAGCTTCATGAATTGAAAAAGACGAGAGATAATGGTAATGTAATAAAATCGCTTGATAAAATACATGAAGCTGCTTTACAAAATAAAGATCTCATGTTGCCGGTTCTTGAAGCTGTTAAATGTTATGCAACTGTCGGAGAGATATGCGACAGCCTCAGGGATGTGTATGGCGAGTATGTAGATGCGAAGACTTTTTAG